From the genome of Uranotaenia lowii strain MFRU-FL chromosome 1, ASM2978415v1, whole genome shotgun sequence, one region includes:
- the LOC129738377 gene encoding uncharacterized protein LOC129738377, with translation MRDLKELYQLESSLCRTFETVRKFISSANISAVRSEFIGVRIERLDDAFKQFQLVRAEIELQTDQVAGVDDPDEELSLINARAEENYTIATEKEDDYCNLKGELLHLQSLARRSENYEQLTTTSTQDPIGSSASLARVKLPEIRLPSFDGQIELWITFRDSFDSLINSCNQLTQMDKFTYLRSALTGEALREVSLIEFTAANYQVAWAALTNRYENRKLIVKTYVDALFKVETMRKESYDGLSKLIGDFEKNLQMLEKIGESSDGWSTLLVHMVCSRLDPSTLRHWETHHNSREVPKFQVLIRFLKDHCSILQTLAHQPTAADYQFKRSKFGVSHPSIQFSKMCPFCGNEFHSAFRCIEFLKCTVEERSDSVKRARLCLNCLSPGHMARVCSKGSCHHCGSRHHSLLHPDRQSSVSQTRSNSPPSVLQAPQSQPQPSPLSQPIPSTSQPFRPPTSTSFPVTQMPDYSADFSGVTPHTIALPTQTHSPPRQVLLSTAIVRVQDQAGNFRLARALLDSCSQFCFMSTKFCQRLKLRSSAEYLTVQGIGGSTAVSKKQVVASVSPRCSGISSFVSPMTFYVLPEITTTLPASRVSLRSQSLPNGVILADPNFFEPGQIDLIIGAEFFFDILSDGRFKVSDDGPSLQNSVFGWIVAGTVPDRNNSHPLTVTSCSVAEIQDQLAKFWELETCRSPSTLSVEESVCETLFEESTIRDSIGRFIVSLPKRNHVIRQLGETRSIALRRFYGLEKRFLSDKQLHSAYKEFIEEYVKLDHMREVRCSDELMPVYYLPHHAVFKPDSSTTKLRVVFDASCKSSTGVSLNDGLMVGPVVQEDLLSIVLRFRLHRVAVVADVEKMYRMIRVQPEDQRLQRILWRNSPNEPIRTYQLTTVTYGTASAPYLATKSLRTLAEEGEESYPRAASSLKYDTYVDDSLTGANSVEDAKKLSLEMVELAATGGFTLRKFNSNSAEVLSSLPEHLVDDRALFNLDSSSASVKTLGLMWRPSTDSFLFQCPVWDSQPTLTKRIVLADTARLFDPLGLVGPVVILAKIFLQDLWQLKCGWDDPLPENMQAAWQEYRRNLAPLSTLVIPRWLSFHSDLLSVEIHGFCDASVKAYGACLYLRSTTSDGEVFVQLITAKSRVAPLDDVKRKKKQQTIPRLELSSALLLSHVYEKVKQSLRIPHSAYFWTDSTIVLCWLSSLPSRWQVFVSNRVSEIQHITKGSCWQHISGVENPADIISRGMIPAQLLYQSVWFHGPLWLRQDCSTWPRSNVTGDVDPSLLEERKVCSLPVTEVASNPFFELRESYINTVHIVSWSLRFLHNVRIKNPEDRVLGSLSVEEHKAALHHLVRLAQAESFPAEVEALQKGQLLKTTSSILPLNPCFVDGIIRVGGRLQSASISQERKHPMILSNQHPFSRMIVNHYHHQHFHAGAQLLVSSLRERFWIIRIRSLVNTVLHECVHCFRNRPRVSEQLMGELPVERVSPAEVFDKVGVDYCGPFLVRYPRTQPRKHFVAIFVCLATKAVHIELVADLTSEAFIAAFKRFSGRRGKPSLVMCDNATTFVGAKRQLDELYQLFTSQQFQRSVNHEAVDQGTEFRFIPARTPNFGGLWEAAVKSFKTHLKRTIGCSTLQFDEMHTVVVQIEAILNSRPLTPISNDPNDFEALTPGHFLIKRPLTAVPEPSKETIPENRLSRWQRAEDFYERIWKRWSTQYLSDLHSRTKWTRQRDNISVGTMVLLKDEHLPPLKWKLGRVLRVHPGADGNIRVVDIKTQDSEFSRGIQKVCVLPFRGNPPVSAQPED, from the coding sequence ATGCGTGATTTAAAAGAACTCTACCAGCTAGAGAGCAGTCTGTGTCGCACTTTTGAGACAgtacgaaaatttatttcaagtgCGAACATTAGTGCAGTTAGAAGTGAATTTATTGGCGTACGCATCGAACGCCTGGACGATGCGTTCAAGCAGTTCCAGTTAGTGCGTGCGGAAATCGAGCTGCAGACCGACCAGGTGGCCGGGGTAGACGATCCTGACGAGGAGTTGTCGCTGATTAACGCACGAGCTGAGGAAAACTATACCATTGCCACGGAAAAAGAAGATGACTACTGCAACCTGAAGGGAGAGCTGCTGCACCTACAGTCTTTAGCCCGTCGATCCGAAAATTATGAACAACTTACAACCACCAGTACCCAGGACCCGATTGGATCGTCAGCGAGTTTGGCTCGAGTGAAGCTGCCCGAGATTCGCCTGCCGAGCTTTGATGGGCAAATCGAGCTCTGGATCACTTTTCGGGACTCATTCGATAGCTTGATCAACTCTTGTAACCAGCTTACGCAGATGGACAAGTTTACTTATCTACGATCCGCGCTGACAGGGGAAGCGCTTCGTGAAGTGAGCTTAATCGAGTTTACGGCAGCCAATTATCAAGTGGCATGGGCTGCTTTGACGAATCGGTATGAGAATCGCAAGCTGATTGTCAAGACGTACGTTGATGCGCTTTTCAAAGTCGAGACCATGCGCAAGGAAAGCTACGACGGGTTGAGCAAGCTGATAGGAGATTTCGAGAAGAATCTACAAATGCTGGAGAAGATTGGTGAATCTTCCGATGGTTGGAGCACTTTGCTGGTCCACATGGTTTGTTCTCGGTTGGACCCGTCGACGTTACGGCACTGGGAGACGCACCACAACTCCCGCGAGGTGCCCAAGTTCCAGGTTCTGATACGTTTCTTGAAAGACCACTGTTCGATTCTGCAAACACTAGCGCATCAACCCACGGCTGCGGATTACCAGTTCAAACGGTCCAAGTTCGGTGTAAGTCATCCCAGTATCCAGTTCTCTAAAATGTGTCCATTTTGCGGTAACGAGTTCCACTCTGCCTTCCGGTGTATAGAATTCCTCAAGTGTACAGTCGAAGAACGCAGTGATTCAGTGAAAAGGGCTCGACTGTGCCTGAACTGTTTGTCCCCCGGTCATATGGCTCGTGTCTGCAGCAAAGGCTCATGCCATCACTGTGGATCGCGCCATCATTCGTTGCTGCATCCAGACCGTCAATCCTCCGTCTCGCAAACCCGTAGTAATTCGCCGCCGTCAGTACTCCAAGCTCCGCAATCCCAACCACAACCGTCTCCTCTATCCCAACCGATCCCTTCCACAAGCCAGCCCTTCAGACCACCTACCTCCACATCGTTTCCAGTAACACAAATGCCAGACTACTCTGCAGACTTCTCTGGAGTCACACCACACACAATCGCACTGCCCACACAAACACACTCACCACCACGCCAAGTGCTGCTGTCGACGGCCATCGTTCGCGTCCAGGACCAGGCTGGAAACTTTCGGCTAGCCAGAGCTCTGCTGGACTCCTGCTCACAATTCTGCTTCATGAGCACAAAATTCTGCCAGCGTTTGAAGCTTCGAAGTTCCGCAGAATATCTCACTGTGCAAGGCATCGGTGGTTCAACAGCAGTCTCGAAGAAGCAGGTTGTGGCATCCGTTTCACCCCGTTGTTCGGGGATATCATCCTTTGTTTCTCCGATGACGTTTTACGTGCTTCCGGAGATTACAACTACCCTGCCAGCCAGCCGTGTTTCGCTAAGATCGCAGAGTTTACCGAATGGTGTGATACTAGCCGATCCCAACTTTTTTGAGCCAGGACAAATCGACCTCATCATTGGTGCTGAGTTCTTTTTCGACATCCTTTCTGACGGTCGCTTCAAGGTGTCAGATGATGGTCCCAGCCTCCAGAATTCAGTTTTTGGCTGGATCGTTGCAGGCACTGTTCCTGATCGGAATAATTCCCATCCACTGACAGTCACATCATGTTCGGTTGCAGAAATTCAAGACCAGCTTGCCAAATTTTGGGAATTGGAGACCTGTAGATCGCCCAGCACACTTTCAGTAGAAGAGTCAGTTTGTGAAACTTTGTTTGAAGAATCCACTATTCGAGACAGCATCGGAAGGTTCATCGTTTCTCTCCCAAAACGGAACCATGTCATTCGTCAGCTCGGTGAAACACGCAGTATAGCCCTGAGGCGATTCTATGGCCTGGAAAAGCGATTCTTGTCAGACAAACAACTACATTCAGCGTACAAGGAGTTCATTGAAGAATACGTGAAGCTCGATCACATGCGAGAGGTCCGGTGCAGTGATGAGTTGATGCCAGTGTACTACCTACCCCATCATGCAGTTTTCAAACCAGACAGTTCCACCACAAAGCTCCGTGTTGTGTTCGATGCGTCTTGTAAATCATCCACTGGTGTTTCCCTCAACGATGGTCTTATGGTTGGCCCTGTTGTCCAGGAAGATTTACTTTCGATAGTTCTCCGTTTCCGTCTCCATCGTGTTGCTGTAGTAGCAGATGTCGAGAAAATGTACCGTATGATTCGTGTCCAGCCAGAAGACCAACGATTACAACGAATCCTGTGGAGAAACTCACCAAATGAACCAATTCGCACGTATCAACTAACCACCGTTACGTACGGAACCGCTTCCGCGCCCTACTTGGCAACCAAATCTTTGCGAACCCTAGCAGAAGAAGGAGAAGAGTCGTACCCGAGAGCAGCGTCGTCTTTAAAGTACGACACGTATGTCGACGATTCGCTAACAGGTGCGAATTCAGTCGAAGATGCGAAGAAGTTATCCCTCGAGATGGTCGAGTTAGCAGCAACCGGTGGATTCACGTTGAGGAAGTTCAACTCGAATTCAGCTGAAGTTCTGTCGTCACTACCCGAGCATCTTGTAGACGATCGTGCTCTCTTCAATTTGGATTCTTCGAGTGCGTCAGTAAAAACCTTGGGGTTGATGTGGAGGCCGAGTACCGACAGTTTTCTGTTCCAGTGTCCAGTGTGGGACTCCCAACCAACATTAACGAAACGGATTGTATTGGCAGATACGGCTCGTTTGTTTGATCCCTTAGGTCTTGTCGGACCGGTTGTGATTCTGGCAAAGATATTTCTCCAAGATCTATGGCAGCTGAAATGCGGATGGGATGATCCACTTCCGGAAAATATGCAAGCAGCTTGGCAGGAGTACCGAAGAAATCTAGCCCCACTGTCTACGTTAGTTATTCCCCGATGGTTGTCGTTCCACTCCGACCTTTTGAGCGTAGAAATTCACGGATTCTGCGATGCTTCAGTAAAGGCGTATGGTGCATGCCTGTATCTCCGAAGTACAACAAGCGATGGGGAAGTTTTTGTTCAGTTAATCACGGCAAAATCCAGAGTCGCCCCTCTAGACGATGTGAAAAGGAAGAAGAAACAGCAAACCATCCCACGACTTGAATTATCGTCAGCCCTTCTTCTATCACACGTGTACGAGAAAGTCAAACAGAGCCTGCGAATTCCTCATTCTGCATATTTTTGGACGGATTCAACAATAGTACTGTGCTGGCTATCATCATTACCATCTCGTTGGCAAGTATTTGTTTCGAATCGCGTATCCGAGATCCAACATATCACCAAGGGCAGTTGTTGGCAACATATTTCTGGTGTGGAAAATCCGGCAGACATTATCTCCCGAGGAATGATTCCTGCACAACTTCTTTACCAATCTGTTTGGTTCCATGGTCCGTTGTGGCTTCGTCAAGACTGTAGTACCTGGCCTCGTTCAAACGTAACAGGAGACGTAGATCCATCCCTATTAGAAGAACGTAAGGTGTGTTCGCTTCCAGTGACAGAAGTAGCATCAAACCCGTTTTTTGAACTCCGAGAATCTTATATCAACACTGTCCATATTGTTTCTTGGAGTTTGCGGTTTTTGCACAACGTTCGCATAAAAAATCCTGAAGATAGAGTCTTAGGTAGTTTGTCTGTAGAAGAGCATAAAGCTGCCTTGCATCATCTCGTTCGTTTGGCTCAAGCAGAGTCATTTCCCGCTGAAGTTGAAGCATTACAGAAAGGTCAGCTGTTAAAAACCACTTCGTCAATTCTGCCGTTAAATCCTTGCTTCGTTGATGGTATAATCCGTGTTGGCGGCCGGTTGCAATCTGCTTCAATATCGCAAGAGAGAAAACACCCGATGATCCTCAGCAATCAACACCCGTTCTCCAGGATGATAGTGAATCACTATCATCATCAGCATTTCCACGCTGGTGCCCAGTTACTAGTTTCTTCACTGCGAGAAAGGTTTTGGATAATTAGAATACGAAGTCTTGTCAATACGGTCCTACATGAATGCGTACATTGTTTCCGGAATAGACCCCGAGTTTCGGAACAGCTCATGGGAGAGCTGCCAGTAGAACGTGTATCGCCAGCGGaagttttcgacaaagttggtGTTGACTACTGTGGACCTTTTCTTGTTCGATACCCCCGCACACAACCTCGTAAGCACTTTGTGGCAATTTTCGTATGTCTGGCCACAAAAGCGGTACACATCGAATTAGTAGCCGATCTTACCAGCGAAGCTTTCATCGCAGCGTTTAAGCGGTTCTCCGGACGAAGAGGAAAACCAAGTCTCGTGATGTGTGACAACGCTACCACCTTCGTTGGAGCCAAGCGCCAGTTGGACGAACTTTATCAACTTTTCACTAGCCAACAGTTCCAGAGGTCCGTGAATCACGAAGCTGTAGATCAAGGGACAGAATTTCGATTTATACCAGCTAGAACTCCCAATTTCGGTGGACTTTGGGAAGCCGCAGTAAAGTCCTTCAAGACACACTTGAAGCGGACAATTGGATGCAGTACACTCCAGTTTGATGAAATGCACACAGTAGTAGTTCAGATCGAGGCCATCTTGAACTCGCGTCCGCTCACACCAATCAGCAATGACCCTAATGACTTCGAGGCGTTGACACCAGGTCATTTTCTCATCAAACGTCCATTAACGGCCGTTCCAGAACCGTCGAAGGAAACCATCCCCGAAAATCGTTTGTCTCGATGGCAGCGTGCAGAAGATTTCTACGAGCGAATTTGGAAGCGGTGGTCAACCCAGTACCTATCTGACCTTCATAGTCGAACTAAGTGGACACGCCAAAGAGACAACATTTCTGTAGGAACCATGGTGCTGCTCAAAGACGAACATCTTCCCCCGTTGAAATGGAAACTTGGTCGAGTTTTGAGAGTACATCCCGGTGCAGATGGCAACATACGCGTTGTCGACATCAAGACCCAGGACAGCGAATTCAGCAGGGGCATACAAAAAGTTTGCGTTCTGCCCTTCCGAGGCAATCCACCAGTTTCTGCACAGCCAGAGGACTAA